A window of the Phoenix dactylifera cultivar Barhee BC4 unplaced genomic scaffold, palm_55x_up_171113_PBpolish2nd_filt_p 000243F, whole genome shotgun sequence genome harbors these coding sequences:
- the LOC103720898 gene encoding SUMO-conjugating enzyme SCE1, with translation MSGGIARGRLAEERKAWRKNHPHGFVAKPETLPDGSVNLMVWHCTIPGKLGTDWEGGYFPLTLHFSEDYPSKPPKCKFPQGFFHPNVYPSGTVCLSILNEDSGWRPAITVKQILVGIQDLLDLPNPADPAQTDGYHLFIQDPAEYKRRVRQQAKQYPPLV, from the exons ATGTCTGGAGGCATAGCTCGTGGTCGTCTTGCTGAAGAACGCAAAGCATGGCGTAAGAATCACCCCCAT GGTTTTGTGGCAAAGCCGGAAACACTGCCAGATGGTTCTGTAAATCTGATGGTGTGGCATTGTACTATCCCTGGTAAGCTAGGG ACTGACTGGGAGGGTGGCTACTTCCCTCTCACGCTCCACTTCAGCGAGGACTATCCGAGCAAACCTCCTAAGTGCAAGTTCCCCCAGGGCTTCTTCCACCCAAATGTGTACCCTTCAGGAACAGTCTGCCTATCAATCCTCAATGAGGACAGT GGGTGGAGACCAGCTATCACTGTGAAACAGATTCTTGTCGGAATACAAGACTTGTTAGACCTGCCTAATCCAGCTGATCCTGCACAGACGGATGGCTATCACCTCTTCATTCAG GATCCTGCGGAGTACAAAAGACGGGTTCGTCAGCAGGCCAAGCAGTACCCACCTCTTGTGTAG